In Pygocentrus nattereri isolate fPygNat1 chromosome 26, fPygNat1.pri, whole genome shotgun sequence, one genomic interval encodes:
- the csrp1b gene encoding cysteine and glycine-rich protein 1b, with product MPLGGGNRCGCCQKTVYFAEEVQCEGKYFHKSCFLCMVCKKNLDSTTVAVHVDEIYCKSCYGKKYGPKGYGFGGGAGTLSMDTGEALGIKPVEQAAHRPTNNPNTSKFAQKFGSSDVCPRCGKAVYAAEKVVGANSSWHKSCFRCAKCGKSLESTTLADKDGEIYCKGCYAKNFGPKGFGFGQGAGALAHAQ from the exons ATGCCACTTGGAGGGGGAAACAGGTGTGGCTGCTGCCAGAAGACTGTGTACTTTGCAGAGGAAGTGCAGTGTGAGGGGAAATATTtccacaagtcctgttttctctGCA TGGTGTGCAAAAAGAACTTGGACAGCACTACAGTGGCAGTACACGTGGACGAGATCTACTGCAAGTCCTGCTATGGCAAGAAATATGGTCCAAAAGGCTACGGTTTTGGAGGTGGGGCAGGGACCTTGAGCATGGACACTGGTGAAGCACTTGGAATTAAACCAGTGGA GCAAGCAGCACATCGTCCCACCAACAACCCCAATACCTCCAAGTTTGCGCAGAAGTTTGGCAGTTCAGATGTGTGCCCTCGCTGTGGCAAAGCTGTGTATGCAGCAGAAAAAGTGGTGGGAGCCAATAGC TCATGGCATAAGAGCTGCTTCAGGTGTGCCAAGTGTGGGAAGAGCCTGGAGTCCACCACTTTAGCTGATAAAGACGGAGAAATCTACTGCAAAG GGTGCTATGCTAAGAACTTTGGGCCAAAGGGTTTCGGATTTGGTCAGGGAGCAGGAGCTCTAGCCCATGCTCAGTAA